One region of Brassica napus cultivar Da-Ae chromosome A10, Da-Ae, whole genome shotgun sequence genomic DNA includes:
- the LOC106372168 gene encoding PR5-like receptor kinase → MSKSPTTESSLINETKNETRGLPKKTTTVAKHNPALKLKVILGISTASLVMITIVASTIVLRAKNARRKSDWSGKNIEAIVMLKRYSYAKVKKMTNSFSHVLGKGGFGTVYKGKLLDESGTDQTDVAVKLLKDSKGNGEEFINEVASMSRTSHVNIVSLLGFCYEGSKRAIVYEFMPNGSLDKYISENMSTKMEWETLYNIADGVARGLEYLHNRCVSRIVHFDIKPQNILMDQDLCPKIADFGLAKLCKKKDSIISMLNARGTIGYCS, encoded by the exons ATGAGCAAAAGCCCAACGACAGAGTCTTCTTTgataaatgaaacaaaaaatgaaactcGTGGACTCCCCAAGAAAACTACAACAGTAGCAAAAC ATAATCCTGCACTGAAGTTAAAAGTCATACTCG GAATCTCAACAGCTTCACTTGTGATGATCACTATTGTTGCGAGTACAATAGTACTGAGAGCAAAGAATGCTAGAAGAAAGAGTGATTGGAGCGGCAAAAACATTGAAGCAATCGTAATGTTGAAACGATATAGTTATGCCAAAGTCAAGAAGATGACAAACTCATTCTCTCATGTTCTCGGGAAAGGAGGATTTGGAACCGTCTATAAAGGAAAACTACTCGATGAAAGCGGTACAGATCAAACTGATGTTGCAGTGAAACTATTGAAGGATTCAAAGGGGAATGGAGAAGAATTCATCAATGAAGTAGCTAGCATGAGTAGAACCTCTCACGTTAACATCGTTTCTCTACTTGGGTTCTGTTATGAAGGAAGCAAAAGAGCTATAGTTTATGAGTTTATGCCAAATGGATCACTCGACAAATATATTTCAGAGAATATGTCAACGAAGATGGAGTGGGAAACTTTATACAACATAGCGGACGGTGTCGCTCGAGGGCTAGAGTACTTGCACAACCGTTGTGTATCAAGGATTGTGCATTTCGATATAAAGCCACAAAACATACTAATGGACCAAGATCTTTGTCCGAAGATTGCAGATTTTGGTCTTGCTAAGCTTTGCAAAAAGAAAGATAGTATCATCTCAATGCTCAACGCAAGAGGGACCATAGGGTATTGCTCCTGA
- the LOC125579028 gene encoding blue copper protein-like, translated as MRMMSFLFAMMMSFVVLSGCCSAKVYKVGDFEGWIAKDDVYYAWAETDHKEFHVGDSLVFEYDPIINDVTHVSGALEYEFCDYSSPKAVYNIGHDVVTLTEPGFHYFITSNQPQCVLGQKLEVLVIHDPSRPVPPPPPSKILPVGNTYKVGGDSEGWKVYDSDFYNKWSEEKQFHVGDTLFFEYANEVSDVYEINGDLEFMTCDPTSPVAVHKTGHDLVRLTEPGVHYFITSHSGSCEAGLKLRVMVGPQPKAVAFSNFPKKVDLSASERLNNWSKTFKTQPSH; from the coding sequence ATGAGGATGATGAGTTTCCTGTTTGCGATGATGATGAGCTTCGTGGTTCTCTCGGGTTGCTGCTCAGCGAAGGTCTATAAAGTGGGAGACTTCGAGGGATGGATTGCAAAAGACGACGTCTATTACGCTTGGGCCGAGACCGACCATAAAGAGTTCCACGTTGGAGATTCTCTGGTCTTCGAATACGATCCCATCATCAACGACGTGACTCATGTTTCCGGGGCTCTCGAATACGAGTTTTGCGACTATTCTTCTCCTAAAGCCGTCTACAACATAGGACACGATGTTGTGACTCTCACGGAACCAGGCTTTCACTACTTCATCACCTCAAATCAACCTCAGTGCGTATTGGGACAGAAGCTCGAAGTTCTTGTCATCCACGACCCGTCACGTCCggttcctccaccaccaccgagCAAGATCCTTCCTGTCGGAAATACCTACAAGGTCGGAGGAGACTCGGAAGGATGGAAAGTATATGACAGTGACTTTTATAACAAGTGGAGTGAGGAGAAACAGTTTCATGTTGGAGATACTTTGTTTTTTGAATACGCCAACGAAGTCAGTGACGTGTATGAAATCAACGGTGATCTAGAATTCATGACGTGCGATCCAACGTCTCCTGTAGCTGTGCACAAGACAGGTCACGATCTTGTTAGGCTTACGGAACCGGGAGTTCATTATTTCATAACCTCACATTCGGGTTCTTGTGAAGCTGGGCTTAAACTTCGAGTGATGGTGGGACCACAACCCAAAGCTGTTGCTTTCTCTAATTTTCCCAAGAAGGTGGACTTGTCAGCTTCGGAGCGCCTCAACAACTGGTCGAAGACTTTCAAAACCCAGCCCTCTCATTAA
- the LOC106372167 gene encoding protein LONGIFOLIA 1-like, which translates to MSAKLLYNLSDENPNLNKQFGCMNGIFQVFYRQHYPARRVSVAGDELKSLPSGKTSDNVGVTNGSTDKKETEKSKKKKAAKEKQKVVSSESSSRLSFSSSPCSSSFSSADISTTTSQFEQPMSNGETPAREPTYGSPRWGGLVMSSDLRELVRSSIHKETRTRVEEEALSQQPKSARANVSLLKELSPSRSSNEWSEGRRVVKLKDSPRFSYDERETRKTGAKFKETPRLSLDSRSNSFRSAKSSCSPEPQELVTGHRRTTSSVIAKLMGLDVVSDEPVTDQSRENHFCDSPRPSPRVEGDLQRSRGSDSFKKMMPAAKFPVKTAPWTQVDGGARNQVKAADAAATLTVYGEIQKRLSQLEFKKSEKDLRALQQILEAMEKTQQLMSKDDDNSSLSSTNFMQPSPSSKSIRSSSIVVMKAASAPVFRETGNSSSTSSSPRSVALPNVKVSNQKATTRKQSAMDVTPRPATKNTSTRPLQSKIEMAKPGKSSVSPRTQAKKLGFEKQSRPTSPKPEPNKNQRQQLSRQQTESPSPRRKPGMKSRGLQQSEDRSSDESSDLRSLRSDSNVSSASNFDIEVTSRYKCDLTEQHTPKQRSPELGMRSLPKPLKITVEQPSPVSILDVAFDDDESPSPVRKISIVFKDDDHIRSEESLWMNKHNNLCRSIVWPESNTSLNQPDAELTESFMEEGADLRNGDRKYISEILSASGLLKDIDYSMLSIQLHQAHLPINPSLFFVLEQNKTSNETHRGRGFGQQTANLIGRSRRKLVFDTVNEILARKFAAQGCTKQPYITSSISSLVTADKSSRGKELLETLCSEIDRLQDNSNCILDEDDEDLIWEDLQGQGMNWKEIEGETPGLVLDIERLIFKDLISEVVTSEVAASSGNKLSGQPRQLFHC; encoded by the exons ATGTCGGCAAAGCTTTTGTACAACTTGTCAGATGAGAATCCAAATCTGAATAAACAGTTTGGATGTATGAATGGGATCTTTCAGGTGTTTTACCGGCAACATTATCCAGCGAGACGTGTTTCTGTCGCCGGAGATGAGCTCAAGTCTTTGCCTTCAG gcaaaaCAAGTGACAATGTCGGTGTTACCAACGGTTCAACGGACAAGAAGGAAACG GAgaagagtaagaagaagaaggctgCAAAGGAGAAACAGAAGGTTGTCTCCTCTGAATCCTCCTCGAGGCTGTCCTTTTCTTCTTCACCATGCTCCTCTAGCTTCTCGTCTGCAGATATCAGCACCACGACTTCTCAGTTTGAACAACCCATGAGTAATGGTGAGACTCCGGCAAGAGAACCGACCTACGGTTCGCCAAGGTGGGGCGGTTTAGTGATGTCGAGTGATTTAAGGGAGCTTGTGAGAAGCTCCATTCATAAAGAGACCAGAACCAGAGTTGAAGAAGAAGCCTTGTCTCAGCAGCCTAAATCAGCCAGAGCTAACGTGTCCCTTCTCAAAGAACTATCACCATCTCGGAGTTCTAATGAATGGAGTGAAGGACGGAGAGTTGTGAAGCTGAAAGACAGTCCTCGGTTCTCTTACGACGAGAGGGAGACAAGAAAGACAGGAGCCAAGTTCAAAGAGACACCGAGGTTGTCATTAGACAGCAGATCTAATTCCTTTAGGAGCGCTAAGTCCAGTTGCTCACCAGAGCCGCAAGAGCTTGTAACGGGTCACAGAAGAACAACGTCGAGTGTTATTGCCAAGTTAATGGGTCTTGATGTCGTTTCAGACGAGCCTGTTACTGATCAGAGCAGAGAGAACCACTTCTGCGACTCTCCGAGGCCATCTCCTAGAGTGGAAGGAGATCTACAAAGATCAAGAGGCTCTGACTCATTCAAGAAGATGATGCCTGCCGCCAAGTTTCCTGTGAAGACAGCTCCATGGACGCAAGTGGATGGTGGTGCCAGGAACCAAGTCAAAGCAGCGGACGCTGCTGCAACGCTGACGGTTTACGGTGAGATACAGAAGAGGCTTTCGCAGCTTGAGTTCAAAAAGTCTGAGAAAGATCTCAGAGCTCTACAGCAGATACTCGAAGCAATGGAGAAGACGCAGCAGTTGATGAGCAAAGATGATGACAACAGTTCCTTGAGCTCAACCAACTTTATGCAGCCAAGTCCATCGTCCAAGAGTATCAGATCTTCCTCTATCGTCGTTATGAAAGCAGCATCTGCTCCAGTTTTCAGAGAGACAGGCAACTCTAGCTCCACCTCTTCCTCGCCGCGGAGTGTTGCTTTACCAAATGTCAAGGTTTCAAACCAGAAAGCCACTACGAGGAAGCAGAGCGCCATGGATGTGACCCCAAGGCCTGCAACGAAAAACACTAGCACCAGACCGTTGCAGTCAAAGATCGAGATGGCCAAGCCAGGGAAGAGCAGTGTCAGCCCAAGAACACAAGCAAAGAAGCTCGGTTTCGAGAAGCAGTCTAGACCAACGTCTCCAAAACCAGAACCGAACAAGAACCAAAGACAACAACTTAGCAGGCAACAGACGGAATCCCCCTCCCCAAGAAGAAAGCCAGGGATGAAATCTCGCGGCTTGCAGCAGTCTGAAGACCGTTCAAGTGATGAAAGCAGTGACTTGAGGAGTCTAAGATCTGACAGCAACGTAAGCTCGGCTTCTAACTTTGACATTGAGGTTACAAGCAGATATAAATGTGACTTAACGGAGCAGCACACACCAAAACAAAGG AGTCCAGAACTGGGAATGAGATCTCTGCCAAAGCCTCTGAAGATTACGGTGGAGCAGCCCAGCCCGGTTTCTATTCTTGATGTAGCCTTCGACGATGATGAGTCACCATCCCCTGTAAGGAAGATATCCATTGTCTTTAAAG ACGACGATCATATACGTTCTGAAGAGTCCCTGTGGATGAATAAGCACAACAACTTATGTAGATCGATTGTGTGGCCTGAGAGTAACACGAGTCTAAATCAGCCTGATGCTGAACTTACTGAGAGTTTCATGGAAGAAGGTGCCGACCTAAGAAATGGCGACCGCAAGTACATCTCAGAGATACTGTCAGCATCAGGGCTTCTTAAGGACATCGACTACAGCATGCTAAGCATTCAGCTGCACCAAGCACACCTACCTATCAATCCGAGCCTTTTCTTTGTCCTGGAACAGAACAAGACAAGCAACGAGACACACAGAGGCAGAGGATTCGGACAACAGACGGCGAACCTGATAGGGAGAAGCAGGAGGAAGCTCGTGTTCGACACCGTCAACGAGATCTTAGCTCGCAAATTCGCAGCACAAGGGTGTACCAAGCAGCCATACATAACATCATCCATCAGCTCGCTAGTGACAGCAGACAAAAGCTCAAGAGGGAAAGAACTTCTGGAAACTCTGTGTTCAGAGATTGATCGATTACAAGACAACTCAAACTGTATCTTGGATGAGGATGATGAAGACCTCATTTGGGAGGACCTGCAAGGCCAAGGCATGAACTGGAAGGAGATTGAAGGAGAGACACCGGGGTTAGTGTTAGACATAGAGAGGCTAATTTTCAAGGACTTGATAAGTGAAGTCGTGACAAGCGAGGTTGCAGCTTCTTCGGGAAATAAGCTCAGTGGGCAACCCAGGCAGCTTTTCCATTGCTAA
- the LOC106372165 gene encoding ribosome biogenesis protein WDR12 homolog, producing the protein MDGGGEDASKVIHVKFVTKLDSPFQAPSSSVVIPSNVTRLGLSSIVNSLLTLEKHEAFDFLIDGELIRMSLEQFLLAKGISAERTLEIEYIRAVAPRKEEKPSLHDDWVSAVDGSSSRFILTGCYDGLGRIWSSPESCTHILEGHSGAISSIAFVSSEGAENVTVATAAKDRTLRLFKVDTAESGDPTTRVGAYKILRGHKASVASVAAQKYGSKICSGSWDCTINLWDTDEATSELSVAGKRRKGNNQAEETQLEGEAENTFVGHTQCVSSVVWPEHDVIYSCSWDHSIRRWDVPTGKESMNLFCGKALNTVDVGGEGSALVAAGGSDPILRVWDPRKPGTSAPVFQFASHASWISACKWHKSSWFHLVSASYDGKIMLCDLRTAWPLSVIDTHKDKVLCADWWKGDSVVSGGADSNLRISSGISIS; encoded by the exons ATGGACGGCGGAGGAGAAGACGCGTCTAAAGTAATCCACGTGAAGTTCGTCACGAAGCTTGACTCTCCGTTCCAAGCTCCGTCCAGCTCCGTCGTTATCCCTTCCAATGTCACTCGTCTCGGTCTCTCCTCCATCGTCAACTCTCTTCTCACTCTCG AGAAACATGAGGCGTTTGACTTTTTGATCGATGGGGAGCTTATTCGAATGTCACTTGAGCAGTTTCTTCTCGCCAAGGGAATCTCAGCG GAACGAACTCTTGAAATCGAATACATAAGGGCTGTGGCGCCACGGAAGGAGGAGAAACCTTCGTTGCATGATGACTGGGTCAGTGCTGTTGATGGTTCTTCGTCCAG atTCATTTTGACCGGCTGCTATGATGGGTTAGGAAG GATATGGAGCTCTCCTGAGTCGTGTACACACATTCTAGAAGGCCACTCTGGGGCAATCTCTTCTATTGCTTTTGTTAGCTCCGAAG GTGCAGAAAATGTTACTGTAGCAACTGCCGCTAAAGATCGGACACTGAGATTGTTTAAG GTTGATACAGCTGAATCTGGTGACCCCACTACAAGAGTTGGGGCTTACAAGATATTGCGTGGGCACAAGGCGTCGGTGGCAAGTGTTGCAGCTCAGAAATACGGGAGCAAG ATTTGCTCGGGTTCATGGGATTGCACGATCAATTTATGGGACACAGATGAAGCTACTTCAGAGTTGTCAGTAGcagggaagagaagaaaagggAATAATCAGGCCGAGGAAACTCAGTTAGAG GGAGAGGCGGAGAATACATTTGTTGGGCACACACAGTGTGTCTCATCAGTTGTTTGGCCGGAGCATGATGTGATTTATTCCTGTTCATGGGACCATTCTATACGGAGATGGGATGTTCCGACAGGGAAAGAATCTATGAACTTG TTCTGTGGAAAAGCTCTCAACACGGTAGATGTTGGTGGTGAAGGTTCTGCGCTTGTAGCTGCTGGTGGTTCAGATCCAATCCTTAGAGTATGGGATCCTCGTAAGCCTG GAACATCTGCCCCGGTGTTTCAATTTGCTTCACACGCATCATGGATTTCCGCTTGTAAATGGCACAAAAGCTCTTGGTTTCACTTGGTCTCAGCTTCCTATGATGGCAAAATCATGCTCTGTGATCTCAGAACCGCT TGGCCTTTGTCTGTTATCGACACACACAAGGATAAG GTTTTATGTGCGGACTGGTGGAAAGGAGATAGCGTAGTGAGCGGAGGAGCAGACTCTAACCTTCGAATCTCTTCCGGAATCTCAATTTCTTAA
- the LOC106372162 gene encoding uncharacterized protein LOC106372162, with protein sequence MKQSGYDEMQLLQQQVMLKQLHALQMQQQNFSNPYSSTAQKQANSSRQFPPLLDEMPLNDSSSQGYLNWPQRSATPGQQGMFSMGFGSQQPDVSLYGAPVGNARGNMSQQPPIQAMYQEPGSLAFSNPFLKSQYDPSPQQLPLQQGTFMSNLGVQGTGSVNLLSQQFDSSPKDPSGRQEEQASWSSFQQKDTTKLSQGLDPLEEKILFSMEDSSSISEIASGVFGDSVSFSSPFPSSMQSGSWSALMQTAVAEASSSDTVLPEEFSGLTYQNMEMSADINDISNFIADSDKQQPSFPGFQVPTNQMRPGLFQDDSTTPVSTQRSSNVSGHWVDCNPQPKISTGNMYLQSLGMFDQLQSQTGIHRSSTAASHLAGMSSSLVPRQLGQAGVFPQFLQQNDLSTVSVSQMQTTNPFVASLPDNATLPGLGGHTTSQTRSPQRGTNQQFNVWMDLPTRQHLLDQEPLKVPAEILRSDGTSWQKAQQMSSTGYNLQQKIGLPQDQRAADYTASSKDFNKLPMDSGMSSMPQLKSFAFPGPNDKMQPAHESQGIPDQLAQHSKPFDTMNKHAEIIAPKKRKLMRTKKLAWHKEVSNASQRDHTISEVEQEWARVANFLAEKAEYDTHTFEFAPPLHRSKRRLVVTSQLMQQLFDPPPSLLLFSKASSSCDVLCFFIARATLGDACSLTHKRENGLPPSSYEVDKIPKKIGDVQQYEVAKSLTEKANKLKESFERLEKTQSMAEIKFDIEDLERFSVINRFARFHSKGPVSGPSAVLKPMPQRYVAVGPMPRSIPEGVQCISL encoded by the exons ATGAAGCAGTCTGGTTACGATGAGATGCAGCTGTTGCAGCAGCAGGTGATGCTCAAGCAGCTACATGCTCTTCAAATGCAGCAGCAGAACTTTTCAAACCCTTATTCGTCTACAGCTCAGAAGCAAGCTAACAGTAGCAGGCAGTTTCCACCTCTTCTTGATGAAATGCCTCTAAATGATTCATCATCACAAGGATATCTAAACTGGCCACAGAGGAGTGCAACCCCGGGCCAACAAGGAATGTTTTCTATGGGTTTTGGTTCTCAGCAGCCTGATGTTTCTCTGTACGGTGCTCCGGTAGGTAATGCAAGAGGTAATATGAGTCAACAGCCTCCCATCCAAGCGATGTATCAGGAACCTGGCAGTCTAGCATTTAGCAACCCTTTCCTTAAAAGTCAATATGATCCATCTCCACAGCAGTTACCTCTCCAGCAGGGAACGTTTATGTCAAATCTTGGAGTTCAAGGGACAGGTTCAGTCAATCTCCTTTCTCAACAATTTGACAGCTCTCCAAAAGATCCCAGTGGGAGGCAGGAGGAACAAGCAAGCTGGTCTTCGTTTCAGCAGAAGGATACTACGAAGCTGTCTCAAGGTCTTGACCCACTAGAAGAGAAGATTCTGTTCAGTATGGAAGACAGTAGTAGCATCTCCGAGATTGCTTCCGGAGTGTTCGGTGACAGTGTGAGTTTCTCCAGTCCTTTCCCATCATCTATGCAGAGTGGGAGCTGGAGCGCGCTCATGCAGACCGCTGTTGCTGAAGCTTCTAGCAGCGATACTGTTCTTCCCGAGGAGTTCAGCGGCTTAACGTATCAGAACATGGAAATGTCTGCCGACATTAATGACATATCCAACTTCATAGCAGACAGTGATAAGCAACAGCCAAGCTTCCCTGGGTTTCAGGTGCCTACGAATCAGATGAGACCAGGTCTCTTTCAGGATGATAGTACTACTCCTGTTTCCACTCAGAGGTCCTCAAACGTGTCTGGCCACTGGGTGGATTGTAATCCTCAACCGAAGATATCTACAGGGAATATGTATCTGCAGTCCTTGGGGATGTTTGATCAGCTACAGTCTCAGACAGGCATCCATCGCTCCAGTACAGCTGCAAGTCACTTAGCCGGTATGTCTTCTTCACTTGTGCCTCGTCAGCTCGGACAAGCGGGGGTGTTCCCGCAGTTCTTACAACAGAATGATCTGTCCACAGTGTCTGTATCCCAAATGCAGACGACTAATCCATTTGTAGCGTCTTTACCTGACAATGCAACACTTCCAGGCCTTGGAGGTCACACCACTAGTCAGACTAGATCACCCCAACGAGGTACGAATCAGCAGTTTAATGTGTGGATGGACTTACCAACTCGCCAGCATCTTTTGGATCAAGAACCACTCAAGGTTCCTGCTGAGATATTGAGAAGTGATGGCACATCTTGGCAAAAGGCACAACAGATGTCTTCCACAGGATATAATCTGCAACAGAAGATTGGTTTGCCTCAAGATCAGAGAGCAGCTGATTATACTGCCTCCAGCAAAGATTTTAATAAACTGCCAATGGATAGTGGAATGAGCTCAATGCCACAGCTTAAGTCATTTGCGTTCCCTGGCCCAAATGATAAGATGCAACCTGCACATGAGTCTCAAGGGATTCCTGATCAGTTAGCTCAGCATTCTAAGCCTTTTGACACAATGAACAAACATGCAGAGATCATCGCACCAAAGAAACGCAAACTTATGAGAACAAAGAAGCTGGCTTGGCATAAAGAAGTCTCTAATGCATCCCAAAGGGATCACACAATCAG TGAGGTAGAACAAGAATGGGCCAGAGTTGCTAACTTCTTAGCTGAGAAG GCCGAGTATGATACTCATACCTTCGAGTTTGCACCGCCACTGCATCGTTCAAAGAGAAGACTTGTTGTAACATCACAGCTTATGCAGCAGCTATTTGATCCTCCACCCTCACTCCTCCTATTTTCAAAAGCATCGTCAAGCTGTGATGTTTTGTGTTTCTTCATTGCAAGAGCAACTCTTGGTGATGCTTGCAGCCTTACCCACAAGAGAGAGAATGGCTTGCCACCATCCTCATATGAGGTTGACAA GATACCGAAAAAGATCGGGGATGTGCAACAGTATGAAGTAGCTAAAAGTTTAACAGAGAAAGCAAATAAACTCAAGGAAAGCTTCGAAAG ACTGGAGAAGACACAGTCAATGGCAGAAATAAAATTCGACATAGAGGACTTGGAAAGATTCTCTGTTATCAACCGTTTCGCAAGGTTTCACAGCAAGGGACCAGTCTCCGGACCATCCGCTGTTCTAAAACCGATGCCACAGAGATACGTCGCGGTTGGACCGATGCCTCGGAGCATACCAGAAGGAGTACAATGCATTTCATTATGA
- the LOC106372166 gene encoding transcription initiation factor TFIID subunit 8-like, with protein sequence MTYGDGEGGSQRRGSQRGSNDFAYALARMAVAQICEGVEISTLQDSHSREGARFSSFQESALERLTDVVIQYIQSVGKTTQFYANMAGRGEGNALDVVQALEDLGAGLGFNGAHDVERCLGDSGVVKDIVRYTGEAEEVPFVYSLPRFPFKKGKRRAPSFSGIGGEMADEHIPVWLPAFPETKSKEVEETNTEKVGEVKSKENGLSLPSMQQSLDVDRLKVQKSMEQEDVQEPGEEPEGNPFLAAPVWVREKDVPRVFCPSEPKNEEDSIGHVPEKQKNIPPLEAHAPPGMINDESRLGGTEDGQKTQRALLRFKIGTRKASMCWTIKQSLEDKETRGRRRWNAKRNSKPLTQM encoded by the coding sequence ATGACCTATGGAGACGGGGAGGGTGGAAGTCAACGGAGAGGTTCACAACGCGGAAGCAATGACTTTGCCTATGCGCTCGCTAGAATGGCCGTGGCGCAGATATGCGAGGGGGTCGAGATCAGCACTCTCCAGGACTCGCATTCACGGGAAGGTGCGAGGTTCAGTTCTTTTCAGGAGTCTGCGCTCGAGAGACTGACCGATGTGGTGATACAGTATATTCAAAGCGTTGGGAAGACGACGCAGTTTTATGCTAATATGGCTGGGAGAGGGGAAGGTAATGCTTTGGATGTTGTTCAGGCGCTGGAGGATTTGGGAGCTGGATTGGGTTTCAACGGTGCTCATGATGTTGAGCGTTGTCTTGGTGACTCCGGTGTGGTTAAGGATATTGTTCGGTATACAGGTGAAGCTGAGGAGGTGCCCTTTGTTTATTCGCTTCCTCGTTTTCCTTTTAAGAAAGGGAAGAGACGAGCTCCTAGCTTCTCTGGGATTGGAGGAGAGATGGCGGATGAGCATATTCCGGTTTGGCTTCCTGCTTTTCCGGAAACCAAGTCTAAGGAGGTTGAGGAGACTAATACTGAGAAAGTAGGAGAGGTGAAGAGCAAAGAAAATGGACTGTCTTTGCCGAGTATGCAACAGTCTTTGGATGTTGATAGATTAAAAGTTCAGAAATCCATGGAACAAGAGGATGTTCAGGAACCAGGAGAGGAACCAGAGGGTAATCCATTCCTTGCTGCACCAGTTTGGGTTAGAGAGAAGGACGTGCCACGTGTGTTTTGCCCGTCAGAGCctaaaaatgaagaagatagCATTGGCCACGTTCCTGAGAAACAAAAGAACATTCCACCCCTTGAGGCACATGCTCCACCTGGCATGATCAACGACGAGAGCAGATTAGGTGGAACGGAGGATGGACAGAAAACACAACGAGCTTTGCTCCGTTTCAAGATTGGAACTCGAAAGGCCTCTATGTGTTGGACGATAAAGCAGAGCTTAGAAGATAAGGAGACAAGAGGGAGAAGAAGGTGGAACGCGAAGAGAAACTCGAAACCATTGACACAGATGTAA